A single window of Sporosarcina sp. FSL W7-1349 DNA harbors:
- a CDS encoding spore germination protein, whose product MGISERRNTSNDQKKMEQSFSTDLDLNVSLLKEAFSSPTNQSLKLRNITVLQGTKKGVILFIEGTVDTKAIEENIIKPLLKVTDIPNEDGMSVVADSVLINTGSKQLTKLRDAVKYLLRGNTLILFEGEDVAISAETTGFENRSVTEPTVENVVRGPKESFNESMAVNQSLIRKQIKDSRLLCETMTVGNSFVKDVSIMYIKGVADEELLNEVKKKINELESDLIQNLSILEQYVESRTYSIVPSTLLTERPDRACSFLLEGHIVLLMESSPYALVVPVTFWSMFHTIEDQYLRWAYANFIRIITLISVFIALYTPAIYLAVSTFHIEMLPPDLLFAIAATREVVPVPVLWEIILLEIVFEILRAAGIRIPSVIGPTIGIVGALILGQAAVQANLVSPILVIVVAITGLSSFVIQDLNLGFMIRILRFAFIFIANFMGFFGIFLATACLFAYLVSLKSFNVPFLAPFAPYFRSPKGLVLRPSIWKQALLPFYASRQNEESRNNPKAGSNND is encoded by the coding sequence GTGGGAATTTCCGAAAGAAGGAACACTTCAAACGACCAAAAGAAGATGGAACAATCCTTTTCCACTGATCTTGATTTGAATGTAAGTCTACTAAAAGAAGCATTCTCCTCTCCGACCAATCAATCGCTTAAACTACGAAATATTACTGTTCTGCAAGGGACAAAAAAAGGCGTTATTTTATTCATCGAAGGCACTGTAGATACAAAAGCTATAGAGGAAAACATTATCAAACCACTATTGAAAGTTACTGACATTCCAAATGAGGATGGCATGTCAGTAGTAGCAGATAGTGTGCTAATCAACACAGGTTCAAAGCAACTAACAAAGTTAAGGGATGCTGTTAAGTATTTATTGCGCGGCAACACTCTAATTTTGTTTGAGGGTGAAGACGTGGCAATATCGGCGGAAACAACCGGCTTTGAAAATCGAAGTGTAACTGAACCGACAGTTGAGAACGTGGTTAGAGGACCAAAAGAATCATTCAACGAATCAATGGCTGTCAATCAGTCGCTCATCCGAAAACAGATTAAAGACAGTCGGTTGCTGTGCGAAACAATGACGGTCGGGAATAGTTTCGTCAAAGACGTCTCAATCATGTATATAAAGGGTGTGGCCGACGAGGAACTATTGAATGAAGTGAAAAAAAAGATTAATGAGCTCGAAAGTGATTTGATCCAGAACCTTTCCATATTAGAACAATATGTAGAAAGCAGAACCTATTCAATCGTGCCTTCTACACTTTTGACGGAAAGGCCGGATCGGGCATGTTCCTTTCTTCTGGAGGGTCATATTGTGTTATTAATGGAAAGTTCACCATATGCTTTAGTTGTTCCCGTCACTTTTTGGTCCATGTTTCATACGATTGAAGACCAATACCTCCGCTGGGCGTATGCGAACTTTATCCGCATCATTACGTTAATATCTGTTTTTATCGCTCTCTATACGCCTGCAATTTACTTGGCGGTTAGCACATTTCATATTGAAATGCTGCCTCCAGATCTTTTGTTCGCCATCGCGGCGACGAGGGAAGTCGTACCGGTCCCTGTTTTATGGGAAATCATTTTACTGGAAATTGTGTTTGAGATTTTAAGGGCGGCGGGCATACGAATCCCATCGGTAATCGGCCCAACAATTGGCATCGTGGGAGCACTTATATTAGGACAAGCAGCGGTCCAGGCGAATCTCGTCAGTCCAATCCTGGTCATCGTTGTCGCAATAACAGGGTTGTCTTCTTTTGTCATCCAAGATTTGAATTTAGGTTTCATGATAAGAATCCTGCGTTTTGCCTTTATTTTCATTGCAAATTTCATGGGATTTTTCGGAATTTTTTTAGCCACCGCGTGTCTATTCGCTTATTTGGTTTCTTTAAAATCTTTCAATGTACCTTTTTTAGCACCCTTCGCTCCTTATTTTCGTTCGCCAAAAGGATTGGTCTTGCGTCCTTCGATATGGAAGCAAGCGCTGCTCCCTTTTTATGCAAGTCGTCAAAATGAAGAAAGTCGTAATAATCCGAAAGCAGGTTCAAACAATGATTAA
- a CDS encoding GerAB/ArcD/ProY family transporter, translated as MIKVNDGKIRKRELIGILIFLFAIQVMNTTPDLLFKLGKNAAWMIPIISFLFMLIPFLILLTIVKRRNTGLAELVYMLLGKRIGSFIMLLLFIIIFSATVINSRSYADIFNTMFYPKTPIPYLYIMLIGASFYIAKRGLENIGRTAWLFTPIFSLLMFALIIFIWEDISFNRIFPIAGPGLGTILKESVVHSSVYGESILLFALYPFIQTHKDMRVGALFGWVISVISLALFMIIYVAVFDFPASQNIAYPFQQLSRMATIGTISHLESIYLAIATVASAVHFSIYLYLSAYFLSKMLQLKEYEPLMLPLAGLTVLFGMISPNIFVGNTLREALVQSSSIILLLFPFVLWIVDRRKGRSKNETA; from the coding sequence ATGATTAAGGTAAACGATGGTAAAATTCGAAAAAGAGAATTAATAGGCATCCTCATTTTCCTATTTGCCATTCAAGTAATGAATACAACCCCAGACTTGCTATTCAAACTTGGAAAAAATGCTGCTTGGATGATACCTATTATTTCCTTTCTATTCATGTTGATTCCCTTTCTAATTCTGTTGACGATCGTAAAAAGGCGGAATACAGGCCTTGCAGAACTCGTATATATGCTCTTGGGGAAACGAATTGGTTCCTTCATCATGCTATTACTTTTCATCATTATCTTTAGCGCAACGGTGATCAACAGTAGAAGCTATGCGGATATTTTCAACACGATGTTTTACCCTAAAACGCCTATTCCCTATCTCTATATCATGCTAATCGGTGCAAGTTTTTACATAGCAAAACGTGGTTTGGAGAATATCGGTAGGACTGCCTGGCTTTTCACACCCATATTTTCACTTTTGATGTTTGCCCTTATCATTTTTATTTGGGAGGATATTTCATTCAACCGCATTTTTCCGATTGCTGGGCCAGGCTTGGGAACGATTTTAAAAGAAAGCGTAGTCCATAGTTCTGTCTATGGGGAAAGTATATTACTTTTTGCACTCTATCCTTTTATCCAAACGCATAAAGATATGCGCGTGGGCGCTTTGTTTGGATGGGTTATTTCCGTCATCTCACTTGCTTTATTCATGATCATATACGTTGCAGTTTTTGACTTTCCTGCAAGTCAAAATATCGCTTATCCTTTCCAGCAATTAAGTCGTATGGCTACAATCGGAACAATTAGTCATCTCGAATCCATTTATTTGGCCATTGCAACAGTAGCTTCGGCTGTTCATTTTTCGATTTACTTGTATTTGTCAGCATATTTCTTATCGAAAATGCTGCAGTTAAAAGAATACGAACCGCTGATGCTGCCGTTGGCCGGGCTCACGGTTCTGTTCGGAATGATATCACCGAACATTTTTGTCGGAAACACACTTAGGGAAGCTTTAGTCCAATCAAGCTCCATTATACTGCTCCTCTTCCCCTTCGTTTTATGGATAGTGGATCGTCGGAAGGGAAGGTCAAAAAATGAAACGGCCTAA
- a CDS encoding Ger(x)C family spore germination protein has product MKRPKLYVGFLPILFILSGCWDKSELEERGYVVVLGIDKSKEDHMVDVTFQIENPQVGSTSVAMAQNEPPSDIITITATDILSAKELANSIVSREIDLSQLQTIIIGEEFAKSDFLHHIIASSLRDPEVRRKIVMIVSKEEAREFINHNHSRLETRPHKYYAFMSDRWKDTGFVPVSDLNRYLQRTSSALFLAIYATSEREERYRENSDNYKAGQVPQKEGDPVQMIGSAVLKEGKMIGVLTGEETRLALMLREKSLARHYIDTFTDPKKDDFRISVRVLKEARTRVDIDVDKERPEVHVTIPLKVQVLSIPSTIDYAGNEKNQELLKNEIRKNLEEKTASLIKKTQEKYGAEPFVWYEVVRHKFWTMKAFENYDWQDKYRNADVHVDFEITIESFGSQLKPQKIKRSKD; this is encoded by the coding sequence ATGAAACGGCCTAAACTATATGTCGGGTTTCTACCGATATTATTCATCCTATCTGGATGCTGGGATAAAAGTGAATTGGAGGAAAGGGGGTATGTTGTCGTATTAGGTATCGACAAAAGCAAAGAAGATCATATGGTTGACGTGACTTTTCAAATTGAAAATCCGCAAGTTGGGTCCACAAGCGTGGCCATGGCACAAAATGAGCCTCCTAGTGACATTATAACGATTACAGCAACAGATATTTTATCCGCAAAAGAATTGGCAAATAGTATTGTTTCAAGGGAAATTGACCTTTCACAATTGCAGACCATCATTATTGGAGAGGAATTTGCGAAAAGTGATTTTTTACATCATATCATCGCCTCTTCCTTACGCGACCCTGAAGTTCGTCGAAAAATAGTGATGATCGTCAGCAAAGAAGAAGCACGGGAATTTATTAATCACAATCATTCCCGGTTGGAAACCCGTCCGCATAAATATTATGCCTTTATGAGTGACAGATGGAAGGATACCGGTTTTGTTCCAGTATCCGATTTAAACCGTTATTTACAAAGAACATCAAGCGCCTTATTTCTAGCTATTTATGCGACTTCGGAGAGGGAGGAACGATATCGGGAAAACTCCGATAACTATAAAGCAGGACAAGTTCCCCAAAAAGAGGGAGATCCTGTTCAAATGATCGGTTCTGCGGTGTTAAAAGAAGGTAAAATGATTGGTGTTCTAACCGGGGAGGAAACAAGGCTTGCACTTATGCTTAGAGAAAAAAGTCTGGCCCGCCATTATATCGATACTTTTACAGATCCTAAAAAGGATGACTTCAGAATTTCAGTCAGAGTATTAAAGGAAGCTCGTACTAGAGTGGATATAGATGTTGACAAAGAACGTCCCGAAGTACATGTCACTATACCATTAAAAGTTCAAGTTCTTTCCATTCCAAGCACAATCGATTATGCGGGGAATGAAAAAAACCAAGAACTATTAAAAAATGAGATTCGAAAAAATCTGGAGGAAAAAACAGCAAGCCTGATAAAAAAAACACAAGAAAAATATGGTGCAGAACCTTTCGTCTGGTATGAAGTGGTGCGACATAAGTTTTGGACAATGAAGGCGTTTGAGAAT